The segment GTCTCAACAAAACATATTTCGCTACTCTCTTTTTGTGTTGCTAAGGATGAAATTTGTGGTATTTGAGCGGCTTGGGCTTTGATATCGGATTTGAACTTATCGCCAAGTGGGAATATAATATGTGGCAAAATCTCTGGGTCTAAATTTGCTAGAAAATAGCTTTGATCTTTGGTCTCATCTACTGCTGATTTGATTAGTCCATTTTCTATTCTGGCGTAGTGTCCGGTAGCGATTTTGTCGCAGCCAAGGCTTTTGGCAAACTCCCAAAGAGCGCCAAATTTAATCAATCTATTACAATGGGCGCAAGGATTTGGGGTGATTCCATCTTTGTATGAATTGACAAAGAGATCATAAACCTCTTTTTTAAATGTGTTTTGTAGATCTAGAACATGGGTTGGTATATTTAGAAAATCACCAACTTTTTTGACATTTTCGATATTTTTTTTGTGGTAGTCTTCTCTGCCGTGTAGCATCATATAGCAACCTACTATATTATAGCCTTGATCTTGTAGATATTTTGCGCTCATTGAGCTATCTACACCTCCGCTTAGTGCTATTAATACTTTCATAATCATCCTTTTATCAATATTTTTAGATAATTATACAAAATAATTATTAATACGATAACACAAAATAGAAAAAATTTTATAATATATTTAAATAGTATATTTTTAAATTTATATAAAATTTGAATTCGTTTTATGGGGTTTTTTATAATCCTTCTAAAAGAATCAAATATAGCTCTTTTATAATATCATCGCTCAAATGCGCTGTAGATGCGGTGGATAGAAATTTGATAATATCATCTTTGGGTAATTTGTTTTTGCCTATGCATTTAG is part of the Campylobacter lanienae NCTC 13004 genome and harbors:
- the mnmA gene encoding tRNA 2-thiouridine(34) synthase MnmA — its product is MKVLIALSGGVDSSMSAKYLQDQGYNIVGCYMMLHGREDYHKKNIENVKKVGDFLNIPTHVLDLQNTFKKEVYDLFVNSYKDGITPNPCAHCNRLIKFGALWEFAKSLGCDKIATGHYARIENGLIKSAVDETKDQSYFLANLDPEILPHIIFPLGDKFKSDIKAQAAQIPQISSLATQKESSEICFVETTYIDVLKQHYNTNLPGIVRNANGDAIGTHEGYMHYTIGKRKGFKITGAHDPHYVTAINPSSNEITVGKKDDLECYGFKTRNFNNFTPQKEFESLVKIRYRSKPIPCIVRQEGDGATIELKGNAGAVASGQLAVFYDNDQRVLASGFIA